The proteins below are encoded in one region of Candidatus Ozemobacteraceae bacterium:
- a CDS encoding adenylate/guanylate cyclase domain-containing protein: MKRTLNLVILVAAFISGIKSFPWLSKQFLIFFGLWIWALILDLNSAGRSGSESEPAPRKEGKGGLPVIAAPQAETSVPERAGSGETPAISGPKTPEEAARAKFRLSAAAPEKAAHTVFGREYAAFTFEWTNVFLRVMTPSADWDGRIRGALAEYCALTGITQAQIYAIDPSRPQTMVLAAQVPPQSRPAKRPSFEYAGTSFEKLVAESVQVVPDPKRLDVMPPVPTKIASPLLHGTKLIGLVNVEEAPMGLIDPPLEKLFLYQIGQILGCIVGGMMDQAGLEARNRELEAEVKKLSTHQQKLQNTAEFLDQEVDRQYFENIDLAKDRERLVNSFQKFVSPVLIERIRNDPEALQPGGSKQLVTVFFSDIRGFTEMSERMDPARIVVQLNEYFNAMTEIVLAFGGMLDKYVGDEIMALFGAPLPLPDAPVRAIYCALEMKARLGILHRKWAKEGFPEFAVGFGITIGEVTAGFIGSDKVLSYTAIGDTVNLASRLCANAQSSEILINSDVAKLVGDALKLEALPPLLVKGKAEPVEVFRVTGPGRLPDFLPPGALIAGGREASNGE, translated from the coding sequence ATGAAACGAACATTGAATCTGGTCATCCTCGTTGCCGCGTTCATCAGCGGGATCAAGAGCTTCCCCTGGCTTTCGAAGCAGTTTCTGATCTTTTTCGGGCTCTGGATATGGGCGCTCATCCTCGACCTGAACTCCGCCGGCCGTTCCGGGAGCGAAAGCGAGCCTGCTCCCCGGAAGGAGGGAAAGGGCGGGCTGCCCGTTATCGCGGCACCCCAGGCGGAGACGTCCGTTCCCGAACGGGCCGGGTCCGGAGAAACGCCGGCGATATCCGGGCCGAAAACTCCGGAAGAAGCCGCCCGCGCCAAATTCCGCCTTTCCGCGGCCGCTCCTGAAAAGGCCGCTCATACGGTTTTCGGGCGCGAGTATGCCGCGTTCACGTTCGAATGGACCAACGTGTTCCTGAGAGTCATGACGCCTTCCGCCGACTGGGACGGCCGCATTCGCGGCGCTCTCGCGGAATACTGCGCGCTGACCGGCATCACTCAGGCGCAGATCTATGCAATCGATCCGTCGCGGCCGCAGACGATGGTTCTCGCGGCCCAGGTGCCGCCCCAGAGCAGGCCCGCAAAGAGGCCGAGCTTCGAGTACGCCGGCACCTCGTTCGAAAAGCTCGTCGCGGAAAGCGTGCAGGTCGTTCCCGATCCGAAGCGGCTCGACGTGATGCCGCCCGTTCCGACGAAAATCGCGTCGCCCCTGCTGCACGGAACGAAGCTGATCGGCCTCGTGAACGTCGAGGAGGCCCCGATGGGGCTGATCGATCCGCCGCTGGAGAAACTTTTTCTGTACCAGATCGGCCAGATTCTGGGCTGTATCGTCGGCGGCATGATGGATCAGGCCGGTCTCGAGGCGCGGAACCGGGAGCTCGAAGCCGAAGTGAAGAAGCTTTCGACGCACCAGCAGAAATTGCAGAACACCGCCGAGTTTCTCGACCAGGAGGTCGATCGCCAGTATTTCGAGAACATCGATCTCGCGAAAGACCGCGAACGCCTGGTGAACAGTTTCCAGAAGTTCGTCTCGCCCGTGCTCATCGAGCGCATCCGCAACGACCCGGAGGCGCTCCAGCCCGGCGGCAGCAAACAGCTCGTCACCGTGTTTTTCTCGGACATCCGCGGCTTCACCGAGATGAGCGAACGCATGGACCCCGCGCGGATCGTCGTTCAGCTCAACGAGTATTTCAACGCGATGACCGAGATCGTTCTCGCGTTCGGCGGCATGCTCGACAAATACGTCGGCGACGAGATCATGGCGCTTTTCGGCGCCCCCCTGCCGCTGCCCGACGCACCGGTTCGCGCCATCTACTGCGCTCTCGAAATGAAGGCCCGCCTCGGGATTCTCCATCGGAAATGGGCGAAAGAGGGCTTCCCCGAGTTCGCCGTCGGCTTCGGCATCACGATCGGCGAGGTGACGGCCGGCTTCATCGGCTCGGATAAAGTGCTTTCCTACACGGCGATCGGCGACACGGTCAACCTGGCGAGCCGCCTCTGCGCGAACGCGCAGTCCAGTGAGATTCTCATCAACAGCGACGTCGCGAAACTGGTGGGCGATGCGCTGAAACTCGAGGCCCTGCCGCCCCTGCTGGTGAAGGGAAAGGCCGAGCCGGTCGAAGTGTTCCGCGTGACCGGCCCGGGCCGCCTCCCCGACTTCCTGCCGCCCGGAGCGTTGATTGCAGGGGGGAGGGAGGCATCGAACGGTGAATGA